The Brevibacillus brevis genome contains a region encoding:
- a CDS encoding non-ribosomal peptide synthetase — MRILFLTTFMSKENKIVQYLESRNHEVIVCNEKWQQETEYFEQIDYVVSYAYGYILGKEIVSRFKGRIINLHTSLLPWNKGRDPVFWSIWDETPKGVTLHLIDENIDTGDILVQEEIAFDDEDTLIDCYNKANQVIEDLFIREWDNIVSGRITPFPQPAGGTIHYKKDRDFYKNLNMTTVKELLALKRFCGERTQGEIQSDKTYHQLFERQVEVSPDRLAAVCQDQSLTYKQLNERANQLAHNLCAKGVKPDDQVALMMDRSLDMLVSILAVLKAGGAYLPIDLDYPDERIAYMLNDSNAPVLLTQTPLIEKAKSICEEVEVIDVCDPGSFSDRKENLPHVNRSTDLVYVMYTSGSTGLAKGVMIEHGNLVNFCEWHSQYFEVGPEDKALVYSSFSFDGSVLEIFPFLFTGASLHIVPTALKYDLNALNDYCNQEGITISFFPTGAAEQFMQMDNRSFRAMLTGGDVLKKVDRRGAYKLYNLYGPTECTIAATIFEVDKQYQSIPIGKPLTHSYLLILDEKLALQPIGVAGEVFILGEGLGRGYVNRPDLTAEKFIIHPQTGERMYRTGDRARWLPDGNIEFLGRLDNLVKIRGYRIEPGEIEPFLMNHPMVEMATVIAKEREDGRKFLVGYYVAPDAIPFHELREWLGNDLPDYMIPTHFVHMETLPLTTNGKVDKRALPDVQGDEELLNEYFVAPTDELEQQLAQVWSSVLGILQVGIDDHFLECGGDSIKAMQLISQFKTIGFDLRYDQLFKHPTIRQMKRLFTEQEQTNVQPLQELIVQQEYETSAVEKRMYIIQQQDVESIAYNVTFTVDFPQSVDVEHIQMALQQLVMRHEGLRSTYHMHYDEIVKRIVTWSELSFVRQTGEEEVVHSLLAENIKPFDLGKAPLLRAGIIETPDKQVLWLDSHHIVMDGLSKSILLQELQTLLERQQLLPLKNTYKSFARWQNEWHSSDEYKQQAAYWKTLLEGELPVVQLPTRKRPSQLTFDGTTITYRANKELTRKLKTTATKHDVTLYMLMLTIVSVWLSKMNNDSKQVILGTVTDGRQHPDTREILGMFVNTLPLLLSIDHEESFLHNLKQVKQELLSALQNQYVPFDKILEGSGAKRDGNRHPLFDVMFMMQSSPETELENHMRHINNRISKFDLTLETVERENELHIVFEYNTLLFDESMIHRMIAQFEHLLLQAVHGLEEQVKAFELMTQAQRLDLFLGVNDTSKTYPSKLIMQLLEEWATATPDKIALVHREQCMTYRELNERANQLAHTLRTKGVKSDDLVMLISERSFEMLVAIFAVLKAGGAYLPIDPNSPTDRISYIFTDSGAKMVVAQSRFVEKASFTADVIDLNSESSFSPETSNLPLVNKPDDLVYVMYTSGSTGKPKGVMIEHGGLLNVLHAMQDEYPLLCEDAFLLKTTYIFDISVAEIFGWIPGNGRLVILEPEGEKNPKEIWQAVVQEGITHINFVPSMLIPFVEYLEGRNEANRLRYILACGEAMPDDLVSKVYEVLPEVKLENIYGPTEATIYTSRYSLAKDSLENPVPIGKPLPNYRMYIVNQYGQLQPIGVPGELCIAGISLARGYLNNEELTAEKFVAHPLEAGKRIYRTGDLARYREDGNIEYLGRMDHQVKIRGYRIELDEIRSKLIQEESIYDAVVMARTDQNNQAYLCAYLLSVKEWTVSQLRDLLRRELPEYMIPAHFVLMKEFPLTSNGKLDRKALPEPDGSVRSEAEYVAPRSEMEEILSRIWGEVLGIERVGIQDSFFELGGDSIKGLQIASRLQRMNLMMEFNHLFKYPTIERMAPLVISESITIDQGLVTGPVLLTPIQHYFFERITSSRRHWNQAMMIFSQDGFHIELLMESLNALVLHHDALRMSFSESDEGFVQFNRGDDGNLFVFHVFDFTEELDARNKVEEEANRLQASMNLQEGPLVQVALFKTRVGDHLLFAIHHLVVDGVSWRIILEDFRIAYQQVASGNPIALPEKTHSYQRWAKELKNAANSKKLVNELAYWKKVESIPIRPLPKDQETIYQTEMETITASVRFSKLETEKLLRHTNHAYQTETQEILLTALGMALREWTGANDVRVFLEGHGREEIVKGLNVSRTVGWFTSLFPVVLPAAKSGQLAEQIKLVKEMMRAIPNKGIGYSILKHLTETEHKGDIPFTLQPEVVFNYLGQYDADLDNDLFTPSNLPVGRVLGPHAERMHPLDIYAKIIGGELVIYMNYNRHEYHKTTIDKLMGLYQIHLNAIIVHCIQKKDSELTPSDFVDKKLSMEELDDIMDLIGDL, encoded by the coding sequence TTGAGAATATTATTCCTAACAACATTCATGAGCAAAGAAAACAAGATTGTGCAGTACTTGGAATCAAGAAACCACGAAGTCATCGTGTGCAATGAAAAATGGCAGCAAGAAACCGAATATTTCGAACAAATCGACTATGTAGTCAGTTACGCGTACGGCTATATTCTGGGTAAGGAAATCGTTTCCCGTTTCAAAGGACGCATTATCAATCTACATACATCCCTCTTGCCTTGGAACAAGGGGAGAGACCCTGTTTTCTGGAGTATTTGGGATGAGACACCAAAAGGGGTTACGCTACATCTCATAGACGAGAACATAGATACAGGTGATATCCTTGTTCAGGAAGAGATTGCTTTTGATGACGAAGATACACTGATCGATTGTTACAACAAAGCGAATCAGGTGATTGAAGACCTGTTCATCCGAGAGTGGGACAATATTGTAAGTGGGCGGATCACACCATTTCCGCAACCAGCTGGCGGAACGATTCACTACAAAAAAGACCGAGATTTCTACAAAAACCTGAATATGACCACCGTAAAAGAGCTGCTGGCATTAAAGCGTTTTTGTGGAGAACGAACACAAGGAGAGATCCAGAGCGATAAAACCTACCATCAGTTGTTTGAACGACAAGTCGAAGTGTCACCGGACAGACTAGCAGCTGTATGTCAAGATCAGTCCCTGACATACAAACAGCTAAATGAACGAGCCAATCAGTTAGCCCATAACCTTTGTGCCAAAGGAGTTAAGCCTGACGATCAAGTGGCGCTCATGATGGACAGATCACTGGACATGCTGGTGAGTATTCTCGCCGTTCTAAAGGCTGGAGGAGCATATCTCCCTATCGATCTGGATTATCCGGATGAACGAATTGCTTATATGCTAAACGACAGTAACGCACCCGTTCTATTGACACAGACTCCCCTTATAGAAAAGGCGAAAAGCATCTGCGAAGAAGTAGAAGTGATCGACGTGTGTGACCCTGGTAGCTTCAGCGACAGAAAAGAGAATCTTCCGCACGTCAATCGATCAACAGATCTCGTTTATGTCATGTATACATCGGGATCGACAGGTTTGGCCAAAGGCGTGATGATCGAGCATGGCAACTTGGTCAATTTTTGCGAATGGCACAGCCAGTACTTTGAAGTGGGCCCTGAAGACAAAGCCCTTGTCTATTCCAGTTTTTCATTTGATGGGTCTGTATTGGAAATATTTCCCTTTCTATTTACGGGTGCTTCCTTACACATCGTGCCAACTGCACTGAAGTATGATCTGAATGCGTTGAATGATTATTGCAACCAAGAAGGCATTACGATCAGCTTTTTTCCGACAGGAGCAGCTGAACAGTTCATGCAGATGGATAATCGTTCTTTTCGAGCGATGCTCACAGGCGGGGATGTACTAAAAAAGGTTGATCGGCGCGGTGCTTACAAGCTTTACAACCTGTATGGACCGACAGAATGCACGATTGCTGCTACTATTTTTGAGGTGGACAAGCAGTACCAGAGCATTCCGATTGGCAAGCCTCTCACTCATAGCTACCTCTTAATTTTGGATGAAAAGCTGGCATTACAGCCGATTGGGGTAGCAGGCGAGGTATTTATCCTCGGTGAAGGGTTGGGACGAGGATATGTCAACCGACCAGATTTGACCGCTGAAAAATTCATCATTCATCCACAGACGGGCGAGCGTATGTACCGCACGGGAGACAGAGCACGCTGGTTGCCTGACGGGAACATCGAGTTTTTGGGCCGCCTCGACAATTTGGTAAAAATTCGCGGATATCGGATCGAGCCAGGAGAAATTGAACCTTTCCTCATGAATCATCCAATGGTCGAAATGGCAACGGTTATCGCCAAAGAACGGGAAGATGGCCGCAAATTCTTAGTTGGCTATTATGTTGCTCCTGATGCAATCCCTTTTCACGAGCTGAGGGAATGGCTCGGAAATGATCTTCCTGATTACATGATCCCGACGCACTTTGTTCACATGGAGACCCTACCGCTCACCACGAATGGAAAGGTAGACAAGCGGGCATTGCCAGATGTACAGGGAGATGAGGAGCTGCTCAACGAATATTTTGTCGCGCCCACTGATGAGCTTGAACAACAATTGGCTCAGGTGTGGAGCAGCGTGCTAGGAATTTTGCAGGTGGGAATCGACGACCATTTTCTTGAGTGCGGCGGGGACTCGATCAAGGCCATGCAGCTCATTTCCCAGTTCAAAACTATCGGATTCGATTTGAGATATGACCAGCTTTTTAAGCATCCAACGATTCGCCAAATGAAACGTCTGTTCACAGAGCAAGAGCAGACGAACGTACAACCATTGCAGGAGCTGATCGTACAACAGGAATACGAAACATCCGCGGTGGAGAAACGAATGTACATCATCCAGCAGCAGGATGTCGAGTCGATCGCATACAATGTGACATTCACCGTTGACTTTCCCCAATCCGTAGATGTAGAGCATATCCAGATGGCCTTGCAACAGCTGGTGATGCGCCACGAAGGATTACGAAGCACATATCACATGCATTATGACGAAATCGTAAAACGAATTGTCACATGGTCCGAGCTATCATTTGTCCGTCAAACAGGTGAAGAAGAGGTGGTACACAGCCTACTTGCAGAGAACATCAAGCCATTCGATTTGGGAAAAGCACCATTGCTCCGGGCTGGAATCATTGAAACTCCTGACAAACAGGTTCTCTGGCTCGACTCCCATCACATTGTCATGGATGGCTTATCCAAGTCGATTTTGTTGCAGGAATTACAGACTTTACTCGAACGACAGCAGCTTCTCCCTTTAAAGAATACCTATAAGTCTTTTGCGCGATGGCAAAATGAGTGGCATTCAAGCGACGAATACAAACAGCAAGCTGCTTACTGGAAAACCCTTCTAGAGGGCGAGCTTCCCGTTGTCCAACTTCCTACACGAAAACGTCCGTCGCAATTGACATTTGATGGGACTACGATCACGTATCGTGCAAACAAAGAACTCACTAGAAAGCTCAAGACCACGGCAACAAAACATGATGTAACTCTCTATATGCTGATGCTCACCATCGTATCTGTCTGGCTTTCCAAAATGAATAACGACAGCAAGCAAGTCATACTAGGTACCGTAACAGATGGAAGACAGCATCCAGATACGCGAGAGATACTTGGGATGTTCGTGAATACCTTGCCACTTCTACTCTCGATTGACCATGAAGAAAGCTTTTTACATAACCTGAAACAGGTAAAGCAAGAGCTTTTGTCTGCTTTGCAAAACCAGTACGTTCCCTTTGATAAAATTCTCGAGGGCTCTGGTGCAAAACGCGACGGGAATCGTCATCCCCTGTTTGATGTGATGTTCATGATGCAAAGCTCACCGGAGACAGAGTTGGAAAACCACATGCGTCATATCAACAACAGGATTAGCAAGTTCGACCTGACACTAGAAACAGTTGAGCGGGAGAACGAGCTGCACATTGTTTTTGAATACAACACACTGTTGTTTGATGAAAGCATGATCCACCGGATGATTGCGCAGTTTGAACATCTCCTTTTGCAAGCTGTTCACGGTTTGGAGGAGCAAGTTAAAGCGTTTGAACTCATGACCCAAGCGCAACGCCTCGATTTGTTTCTAGGGGTAAACGATACATCCAAAACATACCCCAGCAAATTGATCATGCAGTTGTTAGAAGAATGGGCTACTGCTACACCTGACAAGATCGCATTGGTACACCGCGAACAGTGCATGACATATCGAGAGCTGAACGAGCGAGCAAATCAACTGGCACATACCCTCCGTACAAAAGGGGTGAAATCAGACGATCTGGTGATGCTTATATCGGAACGATCCTTTGAGATGCTAGTGGCAATTTTCGCCGTGTTGAAAGCAGGTGGAGCCTATCTGCCGATCGATCCGAACAGTCCAACTGACCGAATTTCCTACATTTTCACAGATAGCGGCGCCAAGATGGTGGTAGCACAGTCCCGTTTCGTTGAAAAAGCAAGCTTTACAGCGGATGTTATTGATTTGAACAGCGAGAGTAGCTTTTCTCCAGAGACAAGCAATCTACCGCTGGTTAACAAGCCGGATGACCTCGTGTATGTCATGTATACATCGGGCTCAACTGGCAAGCCAAAAGGCGTGATGATTGAACACGGGGGGCTACTCAATGTACTCCATGCCATGCAGGATGAATATCCGCTTCTATGTGAAGATGCATTCCTGCTGAAGACGACTTACATTTTTGATATCTCTGTAGCAGAAATTTTCGGGTGGATTCCTGGGAATGGCAGATTGGTGATTCTCGAGCCAGAGGGAGAAAAGAACCCCAAAGAAATATGGCAAGCGGTAGTCCAAGAAGGGATAACCCACATCAATTTCGTGCCATCCATGTTGATTCCGTTCGTCGAATATCTGGAGGGGCGAAACGAAGCCAACCGATTGCGGTACATCCTTGCTTGCGGGGAAGCGATGCCGGATGATCTCGTGTCAAAAGTATATGAAGTACTGCCGGAGGTGAAATTGGAAAACATCTACGGGCCAACAGAAGCGACCATATATACTTCGCGCTATTCGCTCGCAAAAGACTCACTGGAGAATCCTGTACCCATCGGAAAGCCACTGCCCAACTATCGAATGTATATCGTCAATCAGTACGGACAATTGCAGCCAATAGGCGTTCCGGGCGAACTATGTATTGCTGGAATCAGCTTGGCGAGAGGATATTTGAATAACGAAGAGCTGACAGCGGAAAAATTTGTTGCCCATCCATTAGAGGCTGGTAAGCGTATCTATCGCACAGGCGACCTGGCACGCTATCGTGAGGATGGCAATATCGAGTATCTCGGACGGATGGACCATCAGGTAAAAATTCGTGGATACCGCATCGAGTTGGATGAAATTCGCAGCAAACTGATCCAGGAAGAGTCCATTTATGATGCGGTGGTTATGGCCCGAACCGACCAGAATAATCAGGCATACTTGTGCGCCTATTTGCTTTCCGTGAAGGAATGGACAGTCAGTCAATTGCGCGACCTGCTTCGCCGTGAATTGCCAGAATATATGATACCTGCCCACTTCGTTCTCATGAAGGAGTTTCCGCTTACTTCCAACGGTAAGCTGGATCGAAAGGCCCTGCCCGAACCGGATGGAAGTGTGAGAAGCGAAGCAGAATACGTAGCACCTCGCTCTGAAATGGAAGAGATTCTTTCCAGAATTTGGGGAGAAGTACTTGGCATCGAGAGGGTAGGGATTCAAGACAGCTTTTTCGAGCTTGGTGGAGATTCGATCAAGGGTTTGCAGATCGCGTCTCGTCTGCAACGGATGAATCTCATGATGGAATTCAATCATCTGTTTAAATATCCGACGATCGAACGAATGGCACCGCTTGTCATTTCCGAGAGTATCACGATCGATCAGGGACTGGTAACAGGGCCTGTCTTACTTACACCAATCCAGCACTACTTCTTTGAACGGATTACATCAAGCAGACGTCACTGGAATCAAGCAATGATGATTTTTAGCCAAGACGGCTTCCATATCGAACTACTGATGGAGTCTCTAAATGCGCTTGTGCTTCATCATGATGCCCTGCGCATGAGTTTTTCCGAATCGGATGAGGGCTTTGTCCAGTTTAACCGAGGCGACGATGGTAATCTGTTCGTCTTCCATGTGTTTGATTTTACAGAAGAGCTGGACGCTCGAAACAAAGTGGAAGAAGAAGCAAACCGCCTGCAAGCCAGTATGAATTTACAGGAGGGACCGCTGGTTCAAGTAGCGCTCTTCAAGACAAGAGTAGGTGACCATCTGCTTTTTGCGATTCACCATCTGGTTGTTGACGGTGTTTCCTGGCGCATCATTCTGGAAGACTTCCGAATCGCCTATCAACAAGTAGCCTCAGGTAATCCAATTGCTTTACCGGAAAAAACACATTCTTATCAAAGATGGGCGAAAGAGCTCAAAAACGCAGCCAATAGCAAGAAGCTTGTAAACGAACTCGCTTATTGGAAAAAAGTCGAATCCATTCCAATCCGTCCATTGCCAAAGGATCAGGAGACCATTTACCAGACCGAAATGGAGACGATAACCGCGTCGGTTCGTTTCTCCAAATTGGAGACTGAAAAATTACTGCGCCATACAAATCATGCCTACCAAACAGAAACGCAAGAGATTCTGCTGACTGCCTTGGGAATGGCGCTACGAGAATGGACAGGGGCGAACGATGTTCGAGTCTTTTTGGAAGGACATGGACGTGAAGAGATTGTCAAAGGCTTGAATGTCTCCCGTACGGTAGGTTGGTTCACTTCCCTTTTCCCAGTCGTCCTGCCTGCTGCCAAATCGGGCCAATTGGCGGAGCAAATCAAGCTGGTCAAAGAAATGATGCGTGCTATTCCGAATAAAGGAATCGGGTATTCCATCTTAAAGCATCTCACCGAGACCGAGCACAAAGGAGACATCCCTTTCACACTCCAGCCCGAGGTTGTGTTCAATTATTTGGGACAGTACGATGCCGATTTGGACAATGATCTGTTCACGCCATCGAATCTACCAGTGGGTAGAGTGCTGGGCCCTCATGCCGAACGCATGCACCCGCTAGATATCTATGCCAAGATTATCGGTGGAGAGCTGGTTATCTATATGAATTACAATCGCCATGAGTATCACAAAACGACGATAGACAAGCTCATGGGACTCTATCAAATTCATTTGAACGCTATTATTGTGCATTGTATACAAAAGAAAGATTCTGAGTTAACACCGAGTGATTTTGTGGACAAGAAGCTCTCTATGGAAGAACTCGATGACATTATGGACTTGATAGGCGATTTGTAA
- a CDS encoding ABC transporter ATP-binding protein, which translates to MEPAIVIKDLKKSFGDKKVLDGISLSIPKGTIFGLLGPNGAGKTTSLRILSCLIEPTSGEVTILGHPISKNKEEIRKKIGCVTESPGVYDKLSLLDNLEFFASCYQIPKAKRASRIEYLLRQFDLWDRRNDPAGRLSKGMKQKLSIVCAILHDPEVLFLDEVTANLDPVSTRKLKDLIREWAASGKTIIFCSHILAEIDELCHEFAIIKGEVIRLTTPQKFREEWTTYNVLLDVGEDSQKSEQIIKAAAEVETYKRTEDQFHLRVANPKTSNPQLIKKLVEADITVNYIAPISVSLEDSYLSLLNQEKEAI; encoded by the coding sequence ATGGAGCCTGCAATCGTAATTAAGGATCTCAAAAAATCGTTCGGAGACAAAAAAGTTCTCGATGGCATTTCCCTCTCGATTCCCAAAGGTACAATTTTTGGTCTACTTGGACCTAATGGAGCTGGAAAAACAACCTCTCTACGAATCCTGTCCTGCCTCATTGAGCCTACGTCAGGAGAAGTCACCATCCTCGGTCATCCAATCAGCAAGAACAAAGAAGAGATTCGCAAAAAAATTGGTTGTGTAACAGAATCTCCTGGGGTGTATGACAAGCTTTCTCTGTTGGACAACCTGGAATTCTTCGCCTCCTGCTACCAGATTCCCAAAGCCAAGCGTGCTTCACGCATCGAGTATTTGCTTCGCCAATTCGATTTGTGGGACAGAAGAAACGATCCTGCTGGCAGATTGTCAAAAGGGATGAAACAAAAACTTTCGATTGTTTGCGCGATTTTACACGACCCCGAAGTGCTTTTCTTAGACGAAGTCACAGCCAATCTCGATCCTGTCAGCACTCGGAAGCTGAAAGATCTGATTCGCGAGTGGGCTGCGTCTGGAAAAACGATCATCTTTTGTTCACACATCCTGGCAGAAATTGATGAGTTATGTCATGAATTCGCCATCATTAAGGGTGAGGTGATTCGTTTAACGACCCCACAGAAGTTCCGCGAAGAGTGGACCACCTACAATGTGCTTCTTGACGTAGGAGAGGATTCTCAAAAGTCGGAACAAATTATAAAAGCCGCCGCGGAAGTTGAGACGTATAAGCGCACCGAAGATCAGTTCCACCTGAGGGTAGCGAATCCGAAGACCTCGAACCCACAGCTGATCAAAAAGCTGGTCGAAGCGGATATTACCGTCAATTACATAGCACCCATCTCCGTGTCACTGGAGGACTCCTATCTCAGCTTGTTGAATCAAGAAAAGGAGGCGATCTAG
- a CDS encoding ABC transporter permease yields the protein MPGFVILREWKELFAARSVLITNLAAPFVILIVALITTVFAQNGKMEFILNLMKLTNPLLNMAGADGHIAIARFYFLLFLIVPAMIPLTFATTSIIMEKMTGTLESVLVTPISTKEFLLGKVLAYSLPSIALTWIVQLIFLGFIFATFENAGEYFSIVFILAMLLLVPFISIISVSMSVIVSSKVDNVAAAQQFGAILVLPIIGLAVSQVIFLSMMSNPVIYLGMVTICAVVALILFQISIKVFDREHIISKWK from the coding sequence ATGCCGGGATTTGTTATTCTCCGGGAATGGAAAGAGCTTTTCGCTGCACGCTCCGTATTGATTACGAATCTTGCTGCACCATTCGTTATATTGATTGTCGCTCTGATCACCACTGTATTTGCCCAAAACGGTAAGATGGAGTTCATCCTTAACCTGATGAAATTGACCAATCCCCTCCTTAACATGGCAGGTGCAGATGGTCATATTGCCATTGCTCGCTTCTATTTTCTCTTGTTCCTGATCGTACCGGCCATGATCCCCTTAACATTTGCCACGACGAGCATCATCATGGAAAAAATGACAGGGACATTGGAAAGCGTACTGGTCACCCCGATTTCCACCAAGGAGTTTTTGCTTGGTAAGGTCCTAGCGTATTCCTTGCCTTCCATTGCACTGACCTGGATTGTCCAGCTAATCTTTCTAGGGTTTATCTTTGCAACCTTTGAAAATGCTGGCGAGTATTTCTCCATCGTATTTATTCTCGCGATGCTCCTGCTGGTCCCATTTATCTCGATCATCAGCGTATCCATGAGCGTCATTGTTTCCTCCAAAGTTGACAATGTCGCAGCAGCCCAACAATTTGGTGCCATACTGGTTCTGCCGATCATCGGACTTGCTGTCAGTCAGGTCATCTTCCTCTCCATGATGAGCAATCCGGTAATCTATCTGGGAATGGTCACAATTTGTGCGGTGGTTGCCCTGATCTTGTTCCAGATAAGTATCAAAGTGTTTGATCGCGAGCATATCATCAGCAAATGGAAATAA
- a CDS encoding aldo/keto reductase: MMTGKATREGTQRLAQANPHLFYKQFGSFNVWISQVGFGTYRIDEQDEQYQQALRKALLEGINLIDTSSMYTNGSAEKVIGHVLKQLISEEKIKREELVIVSKAGIVQGEDSEETMKRTAEGKPYQDFTTVHEGMSICIHPEYLQDQLTRSLQRLQVETIDCYMLHNPEWYLLWAKMKKIKQQEAYDELLERIEKAFRHLEKEVESGRIQCYGVSANSFVSNVKEFDFVGLDTLWEIAEKITSNHHFRVIQFPMNMYESGAMLEKSHAQGKSALLFAKEKGLGVMTNRTLDVTAKEKIFRLTNIQLDQSTVIDEKEAIRQIKDCLNRVEDVEDQIVYRVLPLLNMEKEDVKELKKKISSGATLRKYWKKLYSATNVQNVRSFLFEPIIEDIRKTIKKHEGLDDQTQQWLDAYKAALMETAEALKSYYAPKDYQRSLDISKELTRVKPHLMTTDNLSQAAIRTMRATPEIHNVLVGMRREHYVEDVLMELKRPLDTIMQEEDWHTMTQTLKAVIG; the protein is encoded by the coding sequence ATGATGACAGGAAAAGCAACACGAGAGGGGACACAGCGCCTAGCACAGGCTAATCCCCATCTTTTCTATAAGCAATTTGGCAGCTTCAATGTGTGGATCAGTCAGGTTGGATTCGGAACGTACCGGATTGATGAACAGGATGAGCAGTACCAGCAGGCACTCCGTAAGGCACTGCTCGAAGGAATTAACCTGATTGACACGAGTAGTATGTATACTAATGGTAGCGCTGAGAAAGTCATCGGTCATGTGCTGAAGCAGCTGATAAGTGAAGAAAAAATAAAGCGGGAAGAGCTTGTAATCGTATCCAAGGCCGGTATCGTCCAAGGCGAGGATTCCGAAGAGACGATGAAGAGGACAGCGGAAGGCAAACCGTATCAAGACTTCACAACGGTACATGAGGGAATGTCGATATGTATCCACCCAGAATACCTTCAAGACCAGTTGACACGGAGCCTGCAGCGCTTGCAGGTGGAAACGATTGATTGCTACATGCTGCACAATCCAGAGTGGTATTTACTATGGGCAAAAATGAAAAAGATCAAACAACAGGAAGCATATGATGAATTATTGGAACGAATTGAGAAGGCTTTTCGACATTTGGAGAAAGAAGTAGAATCAGGGCGGATTCAATGCTATGGTGTCAGTGCCAATTCATTTGTCAGCAATGTCAAGGAATTTGATTTTGTTGGGCTGGATACCCTCTGGGAGATTGCTGAAAAGATAACGTCGAATCACCATTTTCGCGTTATCCAGTTTCCAATGAACATGTACGAATCCGGTGCCATGCTCGAAAAAAGCCATGCGCAAGGCAAGAGTGCCTTGTTATTTGCCAAGGAAAAAGGACTTGGTGTCATGACCAACCGGACGCTAGATGTGACAGCGAAGGAAAAAATCTTCCGCCTGACGAACATCCAACTAGATCAGAGCACGGTCATTGACGAAAAAGAAGCCATTCGCCAAATCAAGGATTGTCTGAATCGTGTAGAGGATGTAGAGGATCAGATCGTCTATCGCGTCTTACCCTTACTTAATATGGAGAAAGAAGATGTGAAAGAGCTGAAGAAAAAAATATCATCTGGAGCTACACTCCGCAAATACTGGAAAAAGCTATACTCTGCCACAAATGTGCAAAATGTGAGAAGCTTTTTGTTTGAGCCGATCATCGAAGATATTCGCAAGACAATTAAAAAACATGAGGGCTTGGACGACCAGACGCAGCAATGGCTGGATGCCTACAAGGCTGCTCTGATGGAGACAGCTGAAGCTTTGAAGAGCTACTACGCCCCCAAAGACTACCAGCGTTCACTGGATATCTCGAAAGAGCTGACGAGGGTGAAACCGCATTTAATGACAACAGATAACCTCAGCCAAGCTGCGATTAGAACGATGCGCGCCACTCCAGAGATACACAACGTCCTCGTGGGGATGAGACGTGAGCATTATGTAGAGGATGTACTCATGGAATTGAAGAGACCTTTGGATACGATCATGCAAGAAGAAGACTGGCACACAATGACCCAAACCCTTAAAGCGGTTATTGGTTAA
- the lgrE gene encoding linear gramicidin aldoreductase LgrE, with translation MQKMYVSQNRWLLSAKMTAEAEVLLFCFHYAGGHAGIYRDWQKKLPVQIGVCPVQLPGRSNRFLEPCYTDLSIMIRDLAEALLPYLNRPFAFFGHSMGTLVSFEVARYLRKHYNLKPLHMFASGYHAPHLPDPGEAIHHLPDQEFLEGVRTMNGTPKEIFEDKEILNMLLPTLRADFTICETYRYQDEEPLDFGLTAIGGWQDPDFSVTHLEGWRDHTNASFQSHILEGDHFFIHSQQDQVLTIVGSTLQNYLAGYRGIG, from the coding sequence ATGCAAAAGATGTACGTTTCCCAGAACCGATGGCTACTCTCTGCAAAAATGACGGCGGAGGCAGAAGTGCTATTATTTTGCTTTCACTATGCTGGTGGTCATGCTGGTATTTATCGGGATTGGCAAAAAAAGCTGCCCGTTCAGATTGGCGTTTGTCCAGTGCAGCTGCCGGGCAGAAGTAATCGCTTTTTAGAGCCTTGCTACACGGATTTGTCTATAATGATTCGTGATCTGGCAGAAGCGCTACTTCCCTATCTGAATCGACCGTTTGCCTTTTTTGGACATAGCATGGGAACACTTGTCAGCTTTGAGGTGGCTAGATATTTACGCAAACATTACAACCTCAAGCCGCTGCACATGTTTGCATCCGGATACCATGCCCCGCATCTGCCAGATCCGGGTGAAGCCATTCATCATCTCCCAGATCAAGAGTTTCTGGAGGGCGTACGAACGATGAATGGCACGCCAAAGGAAATTTTTGAGGACAAGGAGATTCTGAATATGCTTCTCCCTACGCTTCGGGCCGATTTCACGATATGCGAGACGTATCGTTATCAAGACGAGGAACCGCTGGACTTCGGACTGACGGCCATTGGCGGTTGGCAGGACCCGGATTTTTCCGTAACACATCTCGAAGGCTGGAGAGATCACACGAACGCTTCTTTTCAATCACACATACTGGAAGGGGACCATTTTTTCATCCATTCTCAACAGGATCAAGTCCTTACTATTGTCGGGTCAACTCTTCAAAATTATCTTGCCGGGTATAGGGGGATAGGATGA